In Streptomyces camelliae, the sequence GGTCATGTCCCGCTCGCCAGCATGAGAGCCGTACAGGGAACGCGCCCGTCTTGAGACCCCATCCGGGTCAACGGGCGCGACCGCTCACGGCCAGGATGTATCCGCTGAGCACCAGTGACCACGCGGGAAACACCAGTTCCGCCCAGGGCACGTTCGAGGCGGTGACGAGCAGGGTGAGGGCGGTGAGGAAGCCGAGCACGGTGAGCGGGCGGGGCAGCACGCCGAGGCGCCGGCCCATCACCGACAGGGAGCACACGAAGACGGCCGCCATCCGCATGGCGTACTCGGTCAGCAGGAGGTACGCGAGGTGGCGGCCGAAGTCCCAGGACACGAGGCCCGGCGCGGTGCCACTGGGGTGCGTGACGGCGAGTACGGCACCGGCCGCGGCGGCGGCGCCGAACAGCGTGGCGGTGAAGACGAGCCCGCTGCCGAGGAAGACGGTGGCGAGGAACTTGTCCTCGACCGCGCCGACGTGCGCCCGTACGGCGCCGATGAACCAGAGGAAGAAGATCCCGGCGAACGGCACCAGTGCGAGGGCCGTGCGCACCGCATTCCGCCGGGTGGAGTCCGTGAACCCCTGTGCGGTCATGGCGTCGGCCCCCTGCGGAATGCCCAGCCGTACGAGGACGATGGCCGCCGCCAGCAACAACGCGAAGGCGACTCCCGCCAGCCCCGCGGCCCGAGGCGTCCGCAACGCCCCCCGCTCCACCGACCACTCCTCCATGCGGCCCCACCTCCTCCGCCACCAGCTAGCGACCCGCACGTCGGCGACGCCACCGGGGGTGGGCCGGCCGGCGGAGCGGCGGGGGCCGGGAGGCCGGGGTGAGGCTGGGGGCGCGGCCCCGGCCCCACCGCGATTCGCTCGCGTGGTCGTACCGCGCTGGTCACCAGGGCCGGCGGGCCGGGATCGGGCGTGCTGCGGCCCGGTGGTCGGCCGCGTGGACCGACGCCGCGCTGCTGGACACGCACGGGGCCGTCGGGACCCGGTCGGTGCTGTTGCTCGTCCAGGCCTGTGCCCGCTCGCGCGCCGTACCGCCGGCGGGCGCTCCCGGCGGGCGGGTCGTGCTGATGACCGCCGGCAGGACATCGCCGACGGGATGCCGGGGGATCTCGCCCACACCCTGCGGAAGGGCGCGCTCGCCTCGATCCCCCGGTCCCTGGCCGGGACGCTCAGCGACCGGGGGATCACTGCCGACGCCGTCCGCCCCGGCCCCGTGGACACCGGTCACGCCACCGGCGAGGCGCACGCGCCCGGCACTGCCCGGTTCCCCGCCGGGCGCCGTGGCCTCCCCGACGGCCCCGCCCGCCTCATCGTCCGGCCACCACCGACGAGGCGCGCTGGATCACCGGGGAGGTCATCGACTCCGAGGGGGACTCCGGCGTCGACGCGGGGCGTCAGAGCTGGGACAGCTCGTCCACCAGGTCGTCCAGGCCCAGCGAGCCCTGCGACAGCGCGGCCATGTGCCAGGCCTTGAGATCGAAGGCGTCGCCGTGCCGCTCGCTCGCCTTCTGCCGGCCCAGCAGCCACGCCCGCTCACCGAGCTTGTAGCCGATCGCCTGGCCCGGGATCGTCAGATACCGGGTCACCTCGCTCTCCACGAAGTCCGCCGGCCGGCTGCTGTGCGAACCGAAGAACTCCTGCGCCAGCTCCGGCGTCCAGCGCTCACCGGGGTGGAACGGCGAATCCGCAGGGATCTCCAGCTCCAGGTGCATGCCGATGTCCACGATCACCCGGACCGCCCGCATCATCTGCGCGTCCAGATAGCCGAGCCGCTCCTCGGGGCCCTTCAGATAGCCCAGCTCGTCCATCAGCCGCTCCGCGTACAGCGCCCAGCCCTCCGCGTTGGCGCTGACGATGCCGATCGTGGCCTGGTAGCGCGAGAGGTTCTCGGCCACGTGCGCCCACTGCGCGAGCTGGAGGTGATGTCCGGGCACGCCCTCGTGGTACCAGGTGGACACCAGGTCGTAGACCGGGAAGCGGGTCTGGCCCATGGTCGGCAGCCAGGTGCGGCCGGGGCGTGAGAAGTCCTCCGAGGGGGCCGTGTAGTACGGCGCCGCGGCGCCACCGGGCGGCGCGATGCGGGACTCCACCCTCCGTACCCGCTCGGCGAGTTCGAAGTGTGTGCCGTCCAGGTCCGCGATGGCCTGGTCCATCAGCCCCTGGAGCCAGTCGCGGACCTCGTCCACGCCCTCGATGTGCCGGCCGTGCTCGTCCAGGTGCGCGAGCGCCACCCACGGCGTCTCGGCGCCGGGCAGGATCTTCGCCGCCTCCTGCTTCATCTCGCCGAGCAGCCGGTGGAACTCCGCCCAGCCGTACGCGTACGCCTCGTCCAGGTCCAGGTCGGTGCCGTTGAAGTAGCGCGACCAGCGGGCGTACCGCTCACGGCCCACCGTGTCCGGCGTGCCCTCGATCGCCGGCGCGTACACGTCCCGCAGCCAGTCCCGCAGCTCCACCAGAGCGGCGGTCGCGGCGCGGGCCGCCTCGTCCAGCTCGGCGCGCAGCGCGTCCGGGCCGGCGGCGGCGAAGTCCTCGTACCAGCCGCGGCCCGAGCCGTCGGTGTCGATCCACTCGGTGAGCTGCTCGATGAAGGTGGCGGTCGGCCGCGGCGCCGCGAACAGCTTGCGGTCCAGGCCCAGTTGGAGTGAGGCACGGTAGCCCGCGAGCGCGCCGGGCACCGCGCGCAGCCGCTCGGTGATCGCCGCCCAGTCCTCCTCGGTCTCGGACGGGGTGACCGTGAAGACGTCCCGCACCGAGTGGCCGGGGGTGCTCATGTTGCCGATCGCGCGCAGATGCTCGTCGGCCTCGTGGACCGCGAGTTCGGCGGTCAGCCGCTCGCGCAGCAGCCGTCCGCAGCGGCGTTCCACGTCACTGTCCGCGCCGGGCTGCCGCTCCGCCTCGTCGAGCCGGGCGAGCGTGGTCCGCGCCAGTTCCGCGAGCGCCTCCTGGCCCGTGGGCGAGTAGTCGGGCAGTCGGCTCGAACTCTCCTTCACACCGAGATAGGTACCGGTGACCGGGTCGAGGGCGATGAGGGCGTCCACATACGCGTCGGCCACCTGGCGGGGCAGCAGCGGGCTCTTGGTCTCAGACATGCCGCCCATCCTCGTACGAGGACGATCTCCGCGTCACCCACGTTCGAGGGGATTCAGCTCTGGGCGTGGCCGGGCGGCAGCAGCGGCCCGCACTCCCACTGCTGGAAGATCAACCGGGTCTCCACCCGGGCCACTTCCCGCCGTGCCGTGAACTCGTCCAGCACCAGCCGCTGCAGATCGGCCATGTCCGCGACGGCCACATGGACCAGATAGTCGTCCGGCCCGGTCAGATGGAACACCGTGCGCGCCTCCGGCAGCGCCCGGATCCGCTCCACGAACGGCCCGACCAGCTCCCGCCGGTGCGGCCGTACCTGCACGGACAGCAACGCCTGGAGCCCGCGGCCCAGCCTGGCCGGATCGAGCTGGAGCCGGTGGCCGAGGATCACGCCCGAGCGGCGCAGCCGGGTCACCCGGTCCAGACAGGTCGACGGCGCGACCCCCACCTGCTCGGCGAGGTCGCGGTAGGTCGTCCGGGCGTCGTTCTGCAGCAGCCGCAGCAGATGGAGGTCCACCGGATCCAGTACGACAGATTCGGCCATTGGCCGAACGTAACACGGCGTATCGTCCCGCGAAACCGTTCACTGTTCACCCTTCCGCGCATGGACACAGCGAGCACCGGTGCCTACGACGACGTACGCACCGCACCAAGAGCGTCGGCCGCAGCGCGAGCCCTGGCCACCGAGGCCGTGCACGCCGGCCGCGACGATCTCGCCCGCCAGGGCCTGCATGCCCCGCCGATCGACCTGTCCACCACCTACCCCTCCTACGACAGCCGCGCCGAGGCCGCCCGCATCGACGCCTTCGCGACCGACGGCGCCGACCCGGTCGGACCGCCCGTCTACGGCCGTCTCGGCAATCCGACCGTCGCCCGCTTCGAGACCGCCCTGGCCCGCCTGGAGGGCACCGAGTCCGCGGTCGCCTTCGCCAGCGGTATGGCCGCGCTCAGCGCCGTCCTCCTCGCCCGGTCGGCCATGGGCCTGCGGCACGTCGTCGCCGTACGGCCGCTGTACGGCTGCAGCGACCATCTGCTGACCGCCGGGCTTCTCGGTACGGAGGTCACCTGGACCGACCCGGCCGGGATCAGCGACGCGCTGCGCCCGGACACCGGTCTGGTGCTGGTCGAGTCCCCGGCGAACCCGACCCTCGCCGAACTCGACCTGCGGGCCGTGGCCCACGCCTGCGGCTCGGTGCCGCTGCTCGCCGACAACACCTTCGCCACGCCCGTCCTGCAACGCCCGGCCGAGCAGGGCGCCCGGCTGGTGCTGCACAGCGCCACCAAGTACCTCGGCGGCCATGGGGATGTGCTGGCCGGAGTGGTCGCCTGCGACGAGGAGTTCGCGGGCCGGCTCCGGCAGATACGATTCGCCACCGGCGGCGTCCTGCATCCGCTGGCGGGCTATCTCCTGCTCCGGGGACTGTCCACGCTCCCCGTGCGGGTACGGGCGGCCTCCGCGAACGCCGCCGGACTCGTCCGCCGGCTCGCCGACGACCCGCGCGTGGCCCGCGTCCACTACCCGCGGCTCGGCGGCGCGATGATCGCCTTCGAGGTGTACGGCGACCCGCACGACGTCATCTCCCGGGTCCGGCTCGTCACCCCGGCGGTGAGCCTCGGCAGCGTCGACACCCTCATCCAGCACCCCGCGTCCATCAGCCACCGCATCGTCGACGCCGACGACCGGCGCGGCGCGGGCGTGAGCGACCGGCTGCTACGGCTGTCGGTGGGCCTGGAGGACGTGGACGACCTGTGGACGGACCTGGACCAGGCGCTGGGCGCTCCGCCGCGGCGGCCGGCGGTGGGGAACGCCGGGCTGGACACCGCCGGACAGCGCGTTCGTGGCTGAGCGCCGTCGCGGCGGATTCGGCTGAGCGGATCGTCGGTCAGTCGCGGTGGGCCCGCTCACCGAGCTGTGCGGAAGAGACCGCCGGGGCCGTGTCCAGGCGGGCCGTGATGACGAGCGTGCCCTCCTCGATCTGGTAGTCGAGGGGCAGCCCGAGGCCGCGCATCGCGGCGACCATGCCGGTGTTGGACGCCTGCGTGACGGCATAGACGCTCGCGCAGCCGGCCTCCACGGCCATCGCCACGAGCCGGCCGAGCAGTTCGGCGCCGATGCCGCGCTGCTGCCAGTCGTCCTCGACCAGCAGCGCGACCTCGGTCTCGTCGCCGTCCCACAGCAGATGCCCGAGGCCGACGATGCGGCCGGAGGCGCTCTGCGCGGCCAGCGTCCGTCCGAAGCGCGGGCTGAGCAGGTGGTTCAGATAGCGGTCCGCGTCGCCGACCGGGCCGTGGTAGCGCATGCCGAGGGTGCGCGGCGAGCACCGCTCGTGCATCGCCTTCGCCGCCGCCAGGTCACCGGTGTCGACCCGGCGGACGGTGATGTCGGACCCCTCGGGGAGCGTCAGCACGTCCTCACCGCGCGGGATGCGCGGGCCGAGCCGGTTGTCCAGCTCCACCAGCGCCCGGGCCCGTGCGAACTCGGTCGGCGTGAACGGCAGATACGGCCGCTCCACGGTGAGCACGCCGCCCTCCGGAGCGCGCAGCCGCATCACGGTGTCCTCCAGCACCCCCTCGACCGGCACCGGCGCCGGCCCACGGCCTCCGCCGGCCGGCGTCCCGGGCAGCGAGCGGATCGTGCAGCGGCCCAGCAACTGGCGTAGCGTCAAAGGGAGTTCGGCCGCGTCCAGCGCGGTACGGGTGGCGAGCCCCAGCACCCGGGTGGGGGCGTCGACCAGGTCATGGGCGTCGGCCCGCTCGATCCAGGTGGACCTGCCCCCGGCCAGCGTGACGGCCCGGGTGATCCCGGCCGCCTCCAGCGTGCCCGGCGCCCGCAGCAGGAACTCGTCCACGGTGCCCTCGGCCAGCGGGTGGGTCTGCAGGCTGAGAATGTCGACGTGCCGTACGGCGAGCGCCGTGCACAGCGCCGCCAGCGAGCCCGGCTCGTCCTTGACGGTGGTCCGCATCCGCCACAGCGCGGTGGCGCCGGCCAGGTCGTCCGCGGCGGTGCCGGGCTGCTCGGCGGGCCCGGCCGACCGCGTCTCGGCGGCCGGCCGGGCACCGGTATCGTCGGCCGGCGGCGCGTGGCCGTGGCGCCGTGCCCACCAGGTGTGGAAGCCCGCCGTCGCGGCCAGCACGAGCGCCGAGATCACCAGCAGGCCGGGGCCGCCGGGCCCGTGCCCGATCAGGTTCGCCACCCCGTCGGCGACCGCGACGGCCGTGAAGAGGGCGGCGAGTTCGACGACGTCGCGCCGCCAGTGGTGCACGGGGCGTCCGTGCCTCGCCCGGGTCACATCGGACATCTCTGGAGTCATGGACCCACTGTGAAGGAAGGGTGTTGCGTGATCACGAACGCTTTGTGACCGATGGGTAAAGCATGCTCCGCCCCGATTGTTCCGTTTTCTACGGTCCCACCGTCAACCGAACCTCGGCGCAGCGGGACCCTGCCGCGCTCCGGGGGATGACGCCGTAGCGCGGCACGGTGTGAAGTGAAGCGTACCCGCCGCTGCCTACTGGCCGACGCGGCCCGGCTGGAGGGTCTGCGTGAACAGCACGGTGCCGTCGTACTCGCGCAGCCGGACCGTCAGCTCGCCGCTGTCGCCGTCGATGTCGACCTCGCCGAAGAACTGGTAGCCCTGGGCAGGCGAGACGTTGGCCGTCGTCGGCGCCTTCACGAACACCCGGTCCGGGCCGAACGTGCCGTCCAGCGCGTTGGCCGGGAAGGCACCGGCGTTGAGCGGGCCGGAGACGAACTCCCAGAACGGCTCGAAGTCCTTGAACGCGGCCCGCGACGGGTCGTAGTGCTGGGCGGAGGTGTGGTGCACATCGGCCGTCAGCCACACCGTGCCGGTGATCTTCCGGTGCTTGATGAACCGCAGCAGCTCGGCGATCTGCAGCTCCCGGCCCAGCGGCCGGCCCGGGTCGCCCTGCGAGACCGCCTCGAAGTTCGGCTTGCCCTCGACCGGGTCGGGCACGACCAGGCCGAGGGGCATGTCGTTGGCGATCACCTTCCACACCGCGCGGGACTTGGCCAGCTCCCGCTTGAGCCACTCCAGCTGCTCGCGGCCGAGGATGCCGACCGGGTCCGTGGTCTGGTTGTCGGGGGAGTTGGCGTTGCGGTAGGTGCGCATGTCGAGCACGAACACGTCCAGCAGCGGACCGTGGTTGACGACGCGGTAGATCCGGCCGTCCGGGCGGCCGCTGATCGTGGAGATCGGGAAGTACTCGGAGAAGGCCTGCCGGGAGCGCAGCGCCAGGTCGTCGAGCTTCGTGCCCGCCGGGTAGGGGGTGCCGGTGCCGATCACCTCGCCCGGGTACCAGTTGTTGCGGACCTCGTGGTCGTCCCACTGGATGATGTTGGGTACCTGGGCGTTGAACCGGCGCAGCGCCTTGTCCAGCAGGTTGTAGCGGAAGTTGCCCCGGTAGTCGGCGAGGGTGGTCGCGACGTGCGACTTCTCCTCGGTGGTGACGTTCCGGTAGACGCTGCCGTCGGGCAGGGTGGCGGTGGCCGAGATCGGGCCGTCGGCATAGATGTTGTCGCCGCTGCACAGGAAGAAGTCCGGGTCGACCTTGGCCATCGCGTCGAAGATCCGGTAGCCGCCGATGGACTCGTTGATGCCCCAGCCCTGTCCGGCGAGGTCGCCCGACCACACGAACCGCACCCCGTGGCGCCGCTTCACGGGCGCCGTGCGGAAGGTGCCGGTCACCGGCTCGCCGGTGCGGCTCGGGTCGTCCGGGTCGGCGAGCAGCACGCGGTAGTGGATCTGCTCGCCCGCGGGCAGCCCGTGCAGCCGCGTGGTGCCGGTGAAGTCCGTGCCGGCGCCGAGCAGCGGTCCGTGCCATCTGCGCGGGTTGCGGAACGACTCGGTGGCCGCGGTCTCCACGATCATGCGGGCCGGCCGGTCCGAGCGCACCCACACCAGACCGGAGCCGGTGGTCACGTCGCCGGCCTGCACGCCCCAGTTCGCCTGGGGGCGTCCGGAGCGGGCGAACGCCGGGGCCGTACCGAGGCCCATGGGCAGGGTCAGGGCCGCCGATGTGGCGAGGGAGCCGCGCAGCACGCTGCGGCGGCCGGGGAACGGACGGTGGGACATGGCTGTGCCTCCAGGGGCGGGATCCGGCCAGTGTGCACAGCCACACCTACTGGGGCGTCGCGGCGCGCACGCGAACCCGAAGTGAACAAC encodes:
- a CDS encoding trans-sulfuration enzyme family protein, yielding MDTASTGAYDDVRTAPRASAAARALATEAVHAGRDDLARQGLHAPPIDLSTTYPSYDSRAEAARIDAFATDGADPVGPPVYGRLGNPTVARFETALARLEGTESAVAFASGMAALSAVLLARSAMGLRHVVAVRPLYGCSDHLLTAGLLGTEVTWTDPAGISDALRPDTGLVLVESPANPTLAELDLRAVAHACGSVPLLADNTFATPVLQRPAEQGARLVLHSATKYLGGHGDVLAGVVACDEEFAGRLRQIRFATGGVLHPLAGYLLLRGLSTLPVRVRAASANAAGLVRRLADDPRVARVHYPRLGGAMIAFEVYGDPHDVISRVRLVTPAVSLGSVDTLIQHPASISHRIVDADDRRGAGVSDRLLRLSVGLEDVDDLWTDLDQALGAPPRRPAVGNAGLDTAGQRVRG
- a CDS encoding alkaline phosphatase D family protein, whose amino-acid sequence is MSHRPFPGRRSVLRGSLATSAALTLPMGLGTAPAFARSGRPQANWGVQAGDVTTGSGLVWVRSDRPARMIVETAATESFRNPRRWHGPLLGAGTDFTGTTRLHGLPAGEQIHYRVLLADPDDPSRTGEPVTGTFRTAPVKRRHGVRFVWSGDLAGQGWGINESIGGYRIFDAMAKVDPDFFLCSGDNIYADGPISATATLPDGSVYRNVTTEEKSHVATTLADYRGNFRYNLLDKALRRFNAQVPNIIQWDDHEVRNNWYPGEVIGTGTPYPAGTKLDDLALRSRQAFSEYFPISTISGRPDGRIYRVVNHGPLLDVFVLDMRTYRNANSPDNQTTDPVGILGREQLEWLKRELAKSRAVWKVIANDMPLGLVVPDPVEGKPNFEAVSQGDPGRPLGRELQIAELLRFIKHRKITGTVWLTADVHHTSAQHYDPSRAAFKDFEPFWEFVSGPLNAGAFPANALDGTFGPDRVFVKAPTTANVSPAQGYQFFGEVDIDGDSGELTVRLREYDGTVLFTQTLQPGRVGQ
- a CDS encoding Lrp/AsnC family transcriptional regulator, coding for MAESVVLDPVDLHLLRLLQNDARTTYRDLAEQVGVAPSTCLDRVTRLRRSGVILGHRLQLDPARLGRGLQALLSVQVRPHRRELVGPFVERIRALPEARTVFHLTGPDDYLVHVAVADMADLQRLVLDEFTARREVARVETRLIFQQWECGPLLPPGHAQS
- a CDS encoding DUF885 domain-containing protein; this encodes MSETKSPLLPRQVADAYVDALIALDPVTGTYLGVKESSSRLPDYSPTGQEALAELARTTLARLDEAERQPGADSDVERRCGRLLRERLTAELAVHEADEHLRAIGNMSTPGHSVRDVFTVTPSETEEDWAAITERLRAVPGALAGYRASLQLGLDRKLFAAPRPTATFIEQLTEWIDTDGSGRGWYEDFAAAGPDALRAELDEAARAATAALVELRDWLRDVYAPAIEGTPDTVGRERYARWSRYFNGTDLDLDEAYAYGWAEFHRLLGEMKQEAAKILPGAETPWVALAHLDEHGRHIEGVDEVRDWLQGLMDQAIADLDGTHFELAERVRRVESRIAPPGGAAAPYYTAPSEDFSRPGRTWLPTMGQTRFPVYDLVSTWYHEGVPGHHLQLAQWAHVAENLSRYQATIGIVSANAEGWALYAERLMDELGYLKGPEERLGYLDAQMMRAVRVIVDIGMHLELEIPADSPFHPGERWTPELAQEFFGSHSSRPADFVESEVTRYLTIPGQAIGYKLGERAWLLGRQKASERHGDAFDLKAWHMAALSQGSLGLDDLVDELSQL
- a CDS encoding GNAT family N-acetyltransferase, with the protein product MTPEMSDVTRARHGRPVHHWRRDVVELAALFTAVAVADGVANLIGHGPGGPGLLVISALVLAATAGFHTWWARRHGHAPPADDTGARPAAETRSAGPAEQPGTAADDLAGATALWRMRTTVKDEPGSLAALCTALAVRHVDILSLQTHPLAEGTVDEFLLRAPGTLEAAGITRAVTLAGGRSTWIERADAHDLVDAPTRVLGLATRTALDAAELPLTLRQLLGRCTIRSLPGTPAGGGRGPAPVPVEGVLEDTVMRLRAPEGGVLTVERPYLPFTPTEFARARALVELDNRLGPRIPRGEDVLTLPEGSDITVRRVDTGDLAAAKAMHERCSPRTLGMRYHGPVGDADRYLNHLLSPRFGRTLAAQSASGRIVGLGHLLWDGDETEVALLVEDDWQQRGIGAELLGRLVAMAVEAGCASVYAVTQASNTGMVAAMRGLGLPLDYQIEEGTLVITARLDTAPAVSSAQLGERAHRD